One Granulicella sp. 5B5 DNA window includes the following coding sequences:
- a CDS encoding lysozyme, which translates to MNHFTYSDAGFQMTRSFEGLRLNAYQDCAGIWTIGYGHTGQDVIPGKTITEAEAEALLHADLAAAVACVNRAVNVPITQGHFDALVDFCFNAGRGNLLSSTLLRLVNLGDYAQAAGQFALWVHAGGEVVSGLVRRRKAEAERFIASS; encoded by the coding sequence ATGAACCACTTCACTTACTCCGACGCTGGCTTCCAGATGACTAGGTCCTTCGAGGGCCTTCGTCTCAACGCTTACCAGGACTGCGCCGGCATCTGGACCATTGGTTACGGCCACACCGGCCAGGACGTCATCCCCGGCAAGACCATCACCGAAGCCGAAGCCGAAGCCCTGTTGCACGCCGATCTCGCAGCTGCTGTCGCCTGTGTCAACCGTGCGGTCAACGTGCCCATCACGCAGGGGCATTTCGACGCGCTCGTGGACTTCTGTTTCAACGCTGGCCGCGGCAATCTTCTCAGTTCGACCCTGCTGCGCCTGGTCAATCTCGGCGACTACGCGCAAGCGGCCGGGCAGTTCGCTCTCTGGGTACACGCAGGCGGAGAAGTTGTCTCTGGCCTCGTCCGTCGCCGCAAGGCTGAGGCGGAGCGATTCATCGCCTCGTCATAG
- the lpdA gene encoding dihydrolipoyl dehydrogenase, with protein sequence MADTVYDLAILGGGPAGYTCGIRAAQLGLKVAIIEKTDKLGGTCLHWGCIPTKAMLFSAEVWDHLKHAESYGIDGVSAPKLNWDNLLKRKNDIVTKHTKGLDFLMKKNKITVVRGHGRLTGPAQAGVFTVSVTDEDKGKGRDLQAEGYTQQTVTEVKAKKVVLATGSDARMLPGYQADDTILTNMQILTLPAMPKSLIVIGSGAVGVEFASVFKSFGAEVTILEALPRIVPVEDEEISKELTRLYKKRGIEVNTGCKVEKIEKTAAGATVTYVDAAGKTQTKDAEKVLVAVGRGPRTYDAGLDKVKIQLDRGFVPVNEWMETTEPGVYAIGDVVAGLPQLAHVGAMAGVVVASKLAGKYARAVRKDRVPGCTYCDPQIGSAGLTEAQAKEKGYQVKVGKFPFVGNSKATILDAHDGFVKVVSDAKYGEVLGVHIIGPNATELIAECVTAMELEATVEEMMFTIHAHPTLSESLLDGFSSVEGMAINV encoded by the coding sequence TTGGCAGATACGGTTTACGACCTTGCAATCCTTGGCGGCGGCCCCGCCGGTTACACCTGCGGCATCCGCGCAGCACAGCTCGGCCTGAAGGTCGCAATCATCGAGAAGACCGACAAGCTGGGCGGCACGTGCCTGCACTGGGGCTGCATCCCGACCAAGGCCATGCTGTTTTCAGCCGAGGTGTGGGATCACCTGAAGCACGCCGAAAGCTACGGCATCGACGGCGTGAGCGCGCCGAAGCTGAATTGGGACAACCTGCTGAAGCGCAAGAACGACATCGTCACGAAGCACACCAAGGGCCTCGACTTCCTGATGAAGAAGAACAAGATCACCGTGGTGCGCGGGCATGGCCGTTTGACCGGGCCAGCGCAGGCGGGTGTGTTTACCGTCTCCGTGACCGATGAAGATAAGGGCAAGGGCCGCGACCTGCAGGCCGAAGGCTACACGCAGCAGACCGTCACCGAGGTGAAGGCCAAGAAGGTCGTGCTCGCTACGGGCTCCGACGCCCGCATGTTGCCGGGCTATCAGGCCGACGACACGATCCTGACCAACATGCAGATTCTGACTCTGCCCGCGATGCCGAAGTCGCTGATCGTGATCGGCTCGGGCGCAGTTGGCGTTGAGTTCGCTTCCGTCTTCAAGAGCTTTGGCGCCGAGGTGACGATCCTCGAAGCCCTGCCACGCATCGTGCCGGTAGAGGATGAAGAGATCTCCAAGGAGCTGACGCGGCTGTACAAGAAGCGCGGCATCGAGGTGAACACCGGCTGCAAGGTCGAGAAGATCGAGAAGACTGCTGCTGGTGCAACGGTCACGTATGTCGACGCGGCGGGTAAGACACAGACCAAGGACGCCGAGAAGGTGCTGGTCGCCGTAGGTCGTGGGCCACGCACGTATGACGCCGGTCTCGACAAGGTGAAGATCCAGCTCGATCGCGGTTTTGTGCCGGTGAACGAGTGGATGGAGACCACTGAGCCAGGCGTGTACGCGATCGGCGACGTCGTCGCCGGGCTGCCGCAACTGGCGCATGTAGGCGCAATGGCCGGCGTGGTCGTCGCGAGCAAGCTCGCCGGCAAGTATGCACGGGCTGTGCGCAAGGACCGAGTCCCAGGCTGCACCTACTGCGACCCGCAGATTGGCAGCGCGGGCCTAACCGAAGCGCAAGCCAAGGAGAAGGGCTACCAGGTGAAGGTCGGCAAGTTCCCGTTCGTCGGCAACTCGAAGGCCACCATCCTCGATGCGCACGACGGCTTTGTGAAGGTCGTCAGCGACGCGAAGTATGGCGAGGTATTGGGCGTGCACATCATCGGGCCGAACGCCACCGAACTGATCGCCGAGTGCGTCACCGCGATGGAGCTTGAAGCGACTGTGGAAGAGATGATGTTCACCATCCACGCACACCCAACGCTGAGCGAGAGCCTGCTGGATGGCTTCTCGAGCGTCGAGGGCATGGCGATCAACGTGTAG